In a genomic window of Methanomassiliicoccus sp.:
- a CDS encoding 4Fe-4S binding protein has protein sequence MTVKKYENSGNSFTIEVDQELCDAQEDCINVCPTNVYDLVEGKAVPVRIDECIECCQCVDACPRGAIKHSSC, from the coding sequence ATGACCGTCAAGAAATACGAGAACTCGGGCAACAGCTTCACCATCGAGGTAGACCAGGAGCTTTGCGATGCTCAAGAGGATTGCATCAATGTCTGTCCCACGAACGTCTATGATCTGGTCGAGGGGAAGGCCGTCCCGGTAAGGATCGATGAGTGCATAGAGTGCTGCCAGTGCGTGGACGCTTGCCCCCGCGGCGCCATCAAACACTCTTCGTGTTGA
- a CDS encoding DUF835 domain-containing protein, with the protein MKLSKGKFYLFEERVPLRTHQVLRKELDKGRKALYISKNPPRLLRSQLDFDEQMLETMWLSTRPNPECIPPMNLQAFEKYINSFLSDNKEGIIVLNGLDVLEMWNGFRPVLDVLARATGKVNEDGSNLIISLDPRNHYPQKLEKLEHISDEVVSSYA; encoded by the coding sequence CGTACCGTTGAGGACTCACCAGGTCCTCAGAAAGGAACTCGATAAGGGTCGCAAGGCACTCTACATATCCAAGAACCCGCCCCGACTTCTCAGGAGCCAGCTCGATTTCGACGAGCAGATGCTGGAGACCATGTGGCTGAGCACCAGGCCGAACCCCGAGTGCATCCCGCCGATGAACCTCCAGGCGTTCGAGAAGTACATCAACAGCTTCCTATCCGACAACAAGGAAGGGATCATCGTCCTCAACGGCCTGGACGTCCTGGAGATGTGGAACGGATTTCGTCCGGTCCTTGATGTGCTGGCGAGGGCCACCGGCAAGGTCAACGAGGACGGAAGCAACCTGATCATCAGCCTCGATCCCCGCAACCACTATCCTCAGAAGCTGGAGAAGCTTGAGCATATCTCCGACGAGGTAGTGTCCAGCTACGCGTAG
- a CDS encoding adenosylcobalamin-dependent ribonucleoside-diphosphate reductase produces the protein MPDLPSFSPNALQVLERRYLSKDENGKVRESPDQMFRRVSSNIAAVSERYGDRRNEEREFYNAMRSLEFLPNSPTLMNAGTNLQQLSACFVIPVLDSIESIYDAIKFGAVVQQTGGGVGFSFSRLRPEGDVVRSTGGVASGPVSFMRVFDAATNAIKQGGRRRGANMGVLRVDHPDIERFIAAKDDLSSLPNFNLSVAVTDDFMAKAVRDEDYDLINPRDGRKVRTISASYVLDRIAASAWRGGDPGTLFIDTVNRNNPTPQLGAFEATNPCGEVPLLPFEACNLGSVNLDRMTEDGRVDWDRLARTVDLGVRFLDNVIDANRYPLPQTAEVVRGNRKIGLGIMGFADLLVRLKITYGSPHSLELADRLIEFIRREAERASKAIAESRGSFPNIERSTITGPQRNATLLSIAPTGTISMIAGCSSGIEPYYAVSFVRNVLEGQHFVEILPLFLEAAREGGFLTDELLGKLSSSPSAQHLATIPEEVRRLFVTAHDVPPGAQVEMQAAFQRRVDNAVSKTINLPAGTPWQEIRQILVHTHRRGCKGITVYREGSKPGQVLTAIGDARSCQVCGRTLHGEEGAMQCDTCG, from the coding sequence ATGCCCGATCTACCATCGTTCTCTCCTAACGCCCTCCAGGTCCTGGAGAGACGGTATCTGAGTAAGGATGAGAACGGAAAGGTCCGAGAGAGCCCGGACCAGATGTTCAGGAGGGTATCATCCAATATCGCTGCGGTGAGCGAGCGGTACGGGGACCGAAGGAACGAAGAGAGGGAATTCTACAACGCCATGCGGTCGCTGGAGTTCCTTCCCAACTCCCCGACCCTGATGAACGCCGGGACCAACCTCCAGCAGCTCTCCGCCTGCTTCGTGATCCCGGTCCTGGACTCGATCGAAAGCATCTATGATGCTATCAAGTTCGGGGCGGTCGTGCAACAGACTGGGGGAGGAGTGGGGTTCTCGTTCTCCCGCCTCCGACCGGAGGGCGACGTGGTCCGCTCGACGGGAGGGGTCGCTTCCGGACCAGTGTCGTTCATGAGGGTATTCGACGCCGCCACCAATGCTATCAAACAGGGGGGGCGGCGTAGGGGAGCGAACATGGGGGTGCTGAGAGTGGATCACCCCGACATCGAGAGGTTCATCGCCGCCAAGGACGACCTCTCCTCCCTGCCGAACTTCAACCTCTCGGTGGCGGTCACCGACGACTTCATGGCCAAGGCGGTGAGGGACGAGGACTACGACCTCATTAACCCCCGCGATGGCCGGAAGGTCAGGACCATCTCCGCCTCCTATGTCCTGGACCGCATAGCTGCCTCGGCCTGGCGGGGAGGGGACCCCGGAACGCTATTCATCGATACGGTGAACCGCAATAACCCCACTCCTCAGCTGGGGGCTTTCGAAGCCACCAATCCCTGCGGAGAGGTACCTCTCCTCCCATTCGAGGCATGCAACCTGGGCTCGGTGAACCTCGACCGCATGACTGAGGACGGGAGGGTGGATTGGGACCGGTTGGCGAGAACGGTGGACCTGGGGGTGAGGTTCTTGGACAACGTCATCGATGCCAACCGCTATCCCCTGCCCCAGACGGCCGAAGTGGTCCGAGGCAACCGCAAGATCGGCCTGGGGATCATGGGTTTCGCCGATCTCCTTGTTCGATTGAAAATCACCTATGGCAGCCCCCACTCACTGGAACTGGCCGACCGGCTCATCGAGTTTATTCGACGGGAGGCGGAGCGAGCATCAAAGGCTATCGCCGAGTCCCGGGGCAGCTTTCCGAATATCGAGAGGTCGACGATCACGGGACCGCAGCGCAACGCCACTCTACTGTCCATCGCGCCCACCGGTACGATAAGCATGATCGCCGGATGCTCGTCGGGGATCGAACCATACTATGCCGTGTCGTTCGTCCGGAACGTGCTGGAAGGGCAGCACTTCGTAGAAATCCTCCCTCTCTTTCTGGAGGCGGCCAGGGAGGGCGGCTTCCTAACCGACGAGTTGCTGGGGAAGCTCTCGTCCAGCCCCTCGGCCCAGCACCTGGCAACGATCCCGGAGGAGGTGCGACGGCTGTTCGTTACCGCTCACGATGTTCCTCCAGGTGCGCAGGTCGAGATGCAGGCGGCCTTCCAGAGGCGAGTGGACAATGCCGTCTCCAAAACTATCAACCTGCCTGCCGGCACTCCCTGGCAAGAGATCCGTCAGATCTTGGTCCACACCCACCGCCGGGGGTGCAAGGGAATCACTGTCTACCGGGAGGGTTCCAAGCCAGGCCAGGTATTGACTGCTATCGGGGACGCTCGCTCCTGCCAGGTATGCGGTCGCACCCTTCACGGAGAGGAAGGAGCGATGCAATGTGATACTTGCGGATGA